A window from Fragaria vesca subsp. vesca linkage group LG5, FraVesHawaii_1.0, whole genome shotgun sequence encodes these proteins:
- the LOC101312732 gene encoding chaperone protein dnaJ 6-like has translation MGKRKRARVSEQKQAEKDEQPMDQSSSNEKTLYQVLGVERSASQQEIKKAYYKLALRLHPDKNPGDEEAKEKFQQLQKVISILGDEEKRALYDQTGCIDDDDLAGDVAQNLHEYFRAMYKKVTEADIEEFEANYRGSDSEKKDLIELYSKYKGNMNRLFCSMLCSDPKLDSHRFKDILDEAITSGELKSTKAYTKWAKKVSETKPPTSPLKRTSKSSKQPEADLYAIISQRRNDRKDQFETMFSNLVSKYGGSNDASEPTEEEFEATQKKLESKRSSRKSKRN, from the exons ATGGGAAAGAGAAAGAGAGCTAGGGTTTCCGAGCAGAAGCAAGCCGAAAAAGACGAACAGCCAATGGACCAGTCTTCAAGTAATGAGAAGACTCTCTACCAG GTTCTTGGTGTGGAGAGAAGCGCGTCTCAGCAGGAAATTAAGAAGGCCTATTACAAGTTGGCGTTGCGACTCCATCCTGATAAGAATCCTGGTGATGAG GAAGCTAAAGAGAAATTTCAGCAATTACAAAAAGTGATCTCGATTCTCGGGGATGAGGAGAAACGAGCCCTGTATGACCAGACTGGTTGCATCGACGATGAT GATCTTGCTGGTGATGTTGCTCAGAATTTGCATGAATATTTCCGAGCCATGTATAAGAAG GTCACTGAAGCTGACATTGAAGAGTTTGAAGCAAACTATAGGGGATCTGATTCTGAGAAGAAAGATTTGATTGAGCTCTACAGCAAGTACAAGGGAAATATGAACAG ACTCTTCTGTTCAATGCTTTGTTCAGATCCGAAGCTTGATTCACACCGCTTCAAGGACATTCTTGATGAGGCAATTACTTCAG GAGAACTGAAATCAACCAAAGCGTACACAAAATGGGCAAAGAAAGTATCTGAAACAAAACCTCCTACTAGTCCTTTAAAGCGGACGAGCAA GTCAAGTAAACAGCCGGAAGCCGATCTGTATGCCATCATATCTCAGCGCAGGAATGACAGGAAAGACCAGTTTGAGACTATGTTCTCTAACCTAGTCTCTAAATATGGCGGGAGTAATGATGCTTCAGAACCCACAGAAGAAGAATTTGAGGCTACACAGAAAAAGCTTGAAAGCAAAAGGTCCTCCAGAAAATCAAAGCGCAACTAA